A region from the Candidatus Electrothrix scaldis genome encodes:
- a CDS encoding Rpn family recombination-promoting nuclease/putative transposase: MPTRKLVSFDWAMKKLLRSKANFDILEGFLSELLKEDIHILEILESESNKEEQQDKFNRVDLKVRNQDNELVIIEVQYDRELDYLQRILFSTAKVITEHLSEGDPYSSVSKVISVNILYFDLGQGTDYVYHGSTSFQGIHNQDILQLSESQKKMYQKKEVHLIFPEYYLIKINSFDDIAKDSLDEWIYFLKNEEIKEEFRAKGLEKAKHELDIMKLPEKEQRAYERYRDNLHYQASMFETSYTAAILEGRREGLKEGKLEGLKEGKLEGIKEGKQEGIKEGEKKKAMQIARKLLTTGELDVQSIAAMTELSEEEVNALKNKEENI, from the coding sequence ATGCCAACCCGAAAACTTGTCAGCTTTGACTGGGCCATGAAAAAGCTCCTGCGGAGCAAGGCCAACTTTGACATCCTGGAAGGTTTCCTCAGCGAACTCCTGAAAGAGGATATCCACATCCTGGAGATCCTGGAAAGCGAAAGCAATAAGGAGGAACAACAGGACAAGTTTAACCGGGTGGATCTGAAGGTCAGAAACCAGGACAATGAGCTGGTCATCATTGAGGTGCAGTATGACCGCGAGCTTGATTACCTCCAACGTATTCTCTTCAGTACTGCCAAGGTCATTACTGAGCACCTCAGTGAGGGCGATCCGTATTCCTCTGTGTCTAAGGTGATTTCGGTTAATATTCTCTATTTCGATCTCGGCCAGGGCACAGATTATGTCTATCATGGCTCAACATCTTTTCAGGGTATTCATAATCAGGATATCCTTCAGCTCTCGGAAAGCCAGAAAAAGATGTATCAGAAAAAAGAGGTGCATCTGATTTTTCCTGAATACTATCTCATCAAAATTAATAGCTTTGATGATATTGCCAAGGACAGCCTGGACGAGTGGATCTATTTTCTCAAAAATGAGGAGATTAAAGAGGAGTTTCGGGCCAAGGGACTGGAAAAGGCCAAGCATGAACTGGACATTATGAAGCTCCCTGAAAAGGAACAGCGGGCCTATGAACGCTATCGGGATAACCTCCATTATCAGGCCAGCATGTTTGAGACGTCTTATACGGCTGCTATTCTGGAAGGACGGAGAGAAGGTCTGAAAGAAGGAAAGCTTGAAGGTCTGAAGGAAGGTAAGCTGGAAGGAATCAAGGAAGGGAAGCAAGAAGGTATAAAGGAAGGCGAGAAGAAGAAGGCCATGCAGATTGCCCGCAAACTTCTTACAACAGGTGAGTTGGATGTCCAGAGTATCGCAGCTATGACAGAGTTGAGTGAAGAAGAGGTAAACGCATTGAAAAATAAAGAGGAAAATATATGA